The Salvia splendens isolate huo1 chromosome 20, SspV2, whole genome shotgun sequence nucleotide sequence TGTAATGTAATTCCTTCGTCCTATAAAAGAtgtctcattttcttttttaatttgtcccagtaaaaatgtcatattttcatttttgaaaaatagtAAACCATCATTAATACATTCAATTACCCATTTTTTCTGGGTTTATTATtacttcaattaatttttctctctTGGACTAATACAGCAAAtgtattttctctcttcttagTACATTAAACaaaatctcctaaaatctcattcCATTCCACAAGCATATGCCTTTTGTGGAACGGGTTAGACTATAACATCAACGGCTACCATCCCATCAGGGCTGCTTCTTGTCGTCGTCGCTGACGTGGACGACTATAAAATTGAGGCGCTGTCGACGGAGCCTCACGGTGGTTTGGTGACGGTGGAGATTGCACCATCTGAGGCCGATGAAATAGATTACGATGAAGATGAGGAGGATGATTCCCACCACCATTAGTTTCCCTGCAACCTCAACTACATGATTACCTGCTTTTCTTGATGAATCTCCCATTTTTCTTTCAACAAGATTGGATTCTTTCTGCttagatcaacaaatatcaaAATGTGATTTcttaaagaagaaaataataaaagaaaagggaTAAAGTTTCATAATGGTGAGTGAGTGCGTTCACCAATTCTTGAAAATTCTATGAAAAATGGGCTACAACAAAATCTGCAAATCCCTATAAATATTGAACACTTATATAAGTCCTAAAATATATGTCAcatgatgtgtaattttcgagcttttatattaatggattattaacacacaagtttaataaaatagctctaatattacaatctatctgcaagagtacagagtcgactgtagtacttcgagtgtcgaaccacagggaggcgtaggttatttaacaagaattgacaagattaaaaaaaactaaatttacaaactaagGAAGACTTTTCAAATAGGAAAaatatgtcactccaagttgctcacgagGCTTGTATTGTTTTACACCATTCACAATGAAACATACGACGGGATTataattatcaacctaatcgcgtgcactgaacatgtctacgacgtatagttcacagtcagctgaacacttgttccatgaaccaactttcaacgacatttaattcctgcggaTGCGCGGGAACAAACGTTgtctactataatcacttacctaatccactatcaaattatcccctgaacagttctaattcgatagcataccaacaaacgatcattcctaaactatgttaaagagacaatagcagaggaattaacatcactacgttattagccaaaaacatagtgaataaatattgagcacattgttggacacaaacatatgaaatcaatggtgtaaaaacatccatacaagcctagattacaacttggagcaacatagagagcttagcctaagcacatggtaataataataattaaaaccGTAGGAAGCTTGCTCTTGTTGAGTGGAATGGAGATATGGAGATGGATCGTGattttcttccttctcttcctCCTCTTTTCTTCTCCAGCCGTCAACTCCCTTTCCCTATTCAAAAAAACGTCCCCTCACACTTCtctcctccttttctttttctatccTCTGCCCCCTTTTTCTCCCCCCCTCACGTCACCTTTCTTTCCATCTTTTAAGCTGCCACCTAGGGAAAAGAAACTGCTGTATAAACCGATAATCTGCAGTTCAAAtaactacccggccgggtatatTTTACAGctgaaaattcacccggccgggtacctCATTTTGACCACTTTCTGGAATTTTCGTGTTCTAAACATCACACtcggccgggtgaattattaggaataaaatacacccggccgggtggccaattttgagagctttctggacAGCTTTTTCACACTCCgagcttcattctttgtttcaccatttattcctcttcctacaccacaaaacatacttttgcaagcatcaaactatataaatcatgtaaagttaggggaataaaaatgtacaatttgattcacatcaaatacccccaaacttatttacttgCTCGTCCTCGAGCAAGATCACAATAAACACAAAACTTTAAAGCTCAGCTCACAAAAGTTTTTATAAGAGTGAATCACATATAGACATgaatgacaaaatctaaaccTCCAACAATTCCAATCAAGAATTCTCACTCTCATGAACCATCACTTAtcaacctagaacttcaagtcatagtgcatttcaaagtaagtccaaacatgtgatcatacaactcaaaccgtcatcatcgACTCATCAAGCATTACTTACcacatagactcgcggatttcaaatcaaacttttttaactctaccaagctatTTGCAAAACATTCACAAGCATCAACAacaaggtccaaggtcttaattcaaggttgtaatgagGCTAGAgatgaggtaggataaatatggatagtgagctcaaaggctacacatttgagtgccaaattcttccctcctacaacttccttccaaagatcaaacatcaaaatattacaaccaaactctcactcccccaaacttgagatcattCTAGACAAGATAACATCGTAAAAAATAGAAGCTCTATTTATTTCACaaactttttcttctttttttttcttttcttttttttttccttattttgataagacctcgacttttgcaaatttggaggtcgtctttttctttctttttgtttcttttttttttctaagaacttcattcttttcacctatacattacatcaagtctaaaaatgtctacactttgcaattcaccacccaacactcaaaactcaaatcaccaaagctcaaacttgtctttagcacccaaatagtagcaaggtctattgatgaggctaaaatgcGGCTTATTTAAGTGACTAAGTGATTgactaagtgtttacacaaataatagggaattaagctcaaagtggcttctaggggatcatttgtTGGACTAGGCTTGTGATtatttggccatggagttcatcctagtgccttatcctcccatatCATTAACACAAATGAATGCAAGCACgcaactcgataaagcaaatcaatccaagataatttccacaagacatgtgactttcatactctcctcaactcaagaaatcggatgtaatcacaacatgctctttcaaataaattcatgcacaaattccattcatcctaggcttcaaagatcaagtaaaatcaaataagatttcccaaccagaaagccgaagataaagcatgcacccgtcaattacatgattcaAAACACTTTAGCATATAATACACCCAATAACATGCATCACAAATCATTcacaacccccccaaacttaaatgcatcattgtcctcaatgcatgcaaagaagaacaaaaataaagtaaagggaaagagagctcccccaaacttggcatgatgtccatagtgcattcgggtgggagggtgggtgtattttcctttgtaggtgtgattcctcctaagctccaatatgagtctcatctccatgttgctcctacaaaaagaaaaaaaaaaacacaaaaagaaaacaaaatactcaattcataaaaatacatcgaaggaaagaattgagcgaacaaaaccctcgatttattaagagaaaataaaaaactaaaaactcattgggttgcctcccaactagcgcctttgtttaaagtcgttggctcgacttagccttctagctacaactctgtaacaagaaaataaaatgttagaaagctatacaaaaataaaaataaaaagaatcctaaattaaataaccagttgcctccccggcaacggcgccaaaacttgatgtgtaattttcgagcttttatattaatggattattaacacacaagtttaataaaatagctctaatattacaatctatctgcaagagtacagagtcgactgtagtacttcgagtgtcgaaccacagggaggcgtaggttatttaacaagaattgacaagattaaaaaaaactaaatttacaaactaagGAAGACTTTTCAAATAGGAAAaatatgtcactccaagttgctcacgagGCTTGTATTGTTTTACACCATTCACAATGAAACATACGACGGGATTataattatcaacctaatcgcgtgcactgaacatgtctacgacgtatagttcacagtcagctgaacacttgttccatgaaccaactttcaacgacatttaattcctgcggaTGCGCGGGAACAAACGTTgtctactataatcacttacctaatccactatcaaattatcccctgaacagttctaattcgatagcataccaacaaacgatcattcctaaactatgttaaagagacaatagcagaggaattaacatcactacgttattagccaaaaacatagtgaataaatattgagcacattgttggacacaaacatatgaaatcaatggtgtaaaaacatccatacaagcctagattacaacttggagcaacatagagagcttagcctaagcacatggtaataataataattaaaaccGTAGGAAGCTTGCTCTTGTTGAGTGGAATGGAGATATGGAGATGGATCGTGattttcttccttctcttcctCCTCTTTTCTTCTCCAGCCGTCAACTCCCTTTCCCTATTCAAAAAAACGTCCCCTCACACTTCtctcctccttttcttttttcttttctccggccgggtggccaattttgagagctttctggacAGCTTTTTCACACTCCgagcttcattctttgtttcaccatttattcctcttcctacaccacaaaacatacttttgcaagcatcaaactatataaatcatgtaaagttaggggaataaaaatgtacaatttgattcacattatcacactttttctttcttaaataaataaataaataaatattgattaatacaTTTTTCGCTTTTGCAGTTCTAttacattttttcttttatctgGTAATACATATAATTactatttctctcttttctgatacactaaataatactccctctatccactttaattatttattatcatttttttcaaaatgagtgtagaaaatgaaagtgaaggaataatatattataaagttCAGAAATGGTTTAAcagataaaaattaaaacaagacGATGGATGGATCAAAATCAGCCTGGATTGTAGTTCATCAAGTCCTTAAATTGACTAGTATTTTTGCTTCAGTTTTCGACGGTGGAAACTACTCTTCCCGTTTTATTGAAGATGACCCACGTTATTATTTTGTATCAATTAAGATgattcattactaaaaataaaacatcattatctctactttattccttctctcttactttaattttcTCTACTTAACATGTAAAATAAAGTCAGCATAAAATCTATGCCGCTTAAGGAATGAGTCATCTTTCTTGGTACGGaggaagttttttttttagttttagttttagttttgctTACTGTTTTACATAGTAGGAATGGATTTGTGATGcataaatttattttggtataagctatttatttattctaaaGTTCTGAATTTTGAGTATTCAatcaataattttaatattttgttgtgATGATATGAAATTTCACAAAATGATTCACAGGATATGCAAAATATTAGACGATATTTTATGAATAGAAACAATTTTTGTGCTTTGTAGAGCACCCATGCTCCTAATCACTTAGCCATCTCTTAACCACTCCATTTGTCTCATAAAACAtgtttcattttcctttttagttttatcccattaaaaatatcttattttttatttaaaataaataaatctatcATAATACATCCAACTACCTTTTCCTCTGTCTTCGTTATTAACTCAATTACCTTTTCTTTCTCACATTCGTATATTCTGACATCTAATTTAAGCATACGTAACAAAAGATTAGTTGGGCCAATGAAAACAGTTCAGCCCACATTCTGAAAATGTGGCCCATATTTTGATATCCAAAACGGATCACGTGCAAGAAACGTGACAACCGCCATCGCCATTTTCTTTCTCTCCACTCCACCTTCCAAATTTTTCCTTCAAGAAACGTTTTTCATCAATCAAAATTCACTGTGCTAACATTCAAATACGAATACTTCGAAAATGGCACCGGAACCCGATGATGAGATGAAGGACGAGAAGAATCCTAAGCCGCTCGATGAAGACGACATTGCTCTCCTCAAGACTTATGTACTCTTTCTAATTATGTTTCTCAATCTGTTATTGTAGCTGAGGTTTCATTTCTTTTAGGAATTATGCTTCATTAGCTGAGGATTTCAATTAGTTTATTCATCGCCTCTCTTGGTTTTATGCTTTTGGAAACTGGGGTGAATGTAGATTGTGCATTTTCCTCTTATGATAACTTATTAGATCGGAATAACAAATTTAGGTCGAAATTTTAGAATTAAACATTTTATCTTGTATTTGAAAATTCAATTGGTATAAACAAAAGCTTTGATCATTGGTTGGAAATTGAAATGCTGTGAGGTTTTTTGCTCACATTGAATTCTCGGGGCATGATATGGCCAGGGCCTGGGACCTTATTCTACAAGTATAAAGAAAGCTGAGAAGGAAATTAAGGAAATGGCAAAGAAGATTAATGATCTATGTGGTTTGTTTCCCATCCCATCCCTTACCTTTTATTGTTTAGAAATGTATGCCTGAAAATGAGTGAAAGGTTATGCTATTGGTTTTGAAATACATCTGTGTGGGTGTTCATTGACCTTCCGGACACGTGTGTGTAGCCTATCTAGCAATTAGTTGAATATAGGCTACCGTGTAAATTGATGTGCTTCTTTGTGCCTTTGTTCCTTGAAAGTTATGTCTTTCGTTTAATTCCTATGTTAGGTATCAAGGAATCTGACACTGGTTTAGCTGCTCCCAGCCAATGGGATCTCGTGTCTGATAAGCAAATGATGCAGGAGGAACAACCTCTGCAGGTAGGTTGTTTTCTTCAGTGATTGTTAAAGTTATTTCATTCCTCTCGTCTTGTATATATATACGTAGGATATAATTGTTTGTAATGATTAGGTTGCTCGGTGTACAAAGATAATAAATCCAAACACTGAAGATGCAAAGTATGTTATCAATGTTAAGCAAATTGCGAAGGTACGCTTGTTTCCCATTTTCTTGCACATATTTCCATGTAGTATTTTCTACTAAATAGCAAGAGTGAAGGAAAGGGGGAAGGATTGAGGATTAGTTTTCTTCTTGCTAATCTCTTGCTGTTTACTTGGGCAGTTTGTTGTTGGATTAGGAGATAAAGTGTCACCTACTGACATTGAAGAAGGCATGCGACTTGGGTAAGTTTTTCCATTCTTGGTTTATTTTTGGGAATGAGGATGAAGGAGTATTTTTGTTTGCTGCATTGGCTTAGGAATTTTAGTGTTACTATCCTCCGTCATAAACTGAATGTTTTGTTTGATGAACCTCTGAAACATTTTGTTGTGTTGTTATGAAAACTATTGAATTATGCACATGGTTGAAACCGTAAAGGGCTGTTCATTGGCTGAGGAACTTGCAAATATATGTTTCAGTTATAATTCTTTGAGACTATTTTAGCTAATGTTAGTTCTGTAGTTGCCTTTATGAATTATTTTCTCattgatttttatttatctttaggAGAAATACACTTTCTAGGTAAGCAGCTTAGGAGATTGAAATAGGTGTCTGCAGCGTTGATCGGAAAACTATATAATTAACTTTGACTCTTATATATTTTACTGCAGCGTTGATCGGAATAAGTACCAAATTCAGATTCCCTTGCCTCCAAAAATTGATCCAAGTGTTACTATGATGACAGTTGAGGAAAAACCAGATGTAACCTACAATGATGTTGGTGGATGTAAGGAGCAGATTGAGAAGATGCGAGAGGTGAGTCTGAGTCAGATTTGTACACAGCTGCTATCTATTCCAGTATTCCTTTAGTTCCCTTATTGTTGGACCAAATATTCATTTCTAATTAATTGTAAAAGTGGCTCTATAATGAGACTTCTAATTTTGTTAGGTTGTTGAGCTTCCCATGCTTCATCCTGAAAAATTTGTGAAGTTAGGTATTGATCCTCCCAAGGGTGTACTCTGCTATGGCCCTCCTGGGACTGGTAAAACTCTATTAGCCAGAGCTGTGGCAAACAGAACTGATGCATGCTTTATTCGAGTAATTGGAAGTGAGCTTGTTCAGAAGTACGTTGGTGAGGGAGCTCGAATGGTTCGCGAACTGTTTCAGGTATGGTTATCATCACCTTCTGCTCATAGTACATATCCTCCAGTCCAGTATTGCTCCATTAAGTTGATTAATAATTGATTGTTTCCCAATGCAGATGGCTCGCTCGAAAAAGGCATGCATTGTATTTTTTGATGAAGTGGATGCCATTGGAGGTGCACGGTTTGATGACGGGGTTGGTGG carries:
- the LOC121782886 gene encoding 26S proteasome regulatory subunit 7-like: MAPEPDDEMKDEKNPKPLDEDDIALLKTYGLGPYSTSIKKAEKEIKEMAKKINDLCGIKESDTGLAAPSQWDLVSDKQMMQEEQPLQVARCTKIINPNTEDAKYVINVKQIAKFVVGLGDKVSPTDIEEGMRLGVDRNKYQIQIPLPPKIDPSVTMMTVEEKPDVTYNDVGGCKEQIEKMREVVELPMLHPEKFVKLGIDPPKGVLCYGPPGTGKTLLARAVANRTDACFIRVIGSELVQKYVGEGARMVRELFQMARSKKACIVFFDEVDAIGGARFDDGVGGDNEVQRTMLEIVNQLDGFDARGNIKVLMATNRPDTLDPALLRPGRLDRKVEFGLPDLESRTQIFKIHTRTMNCERDIRYELLARLCPNSTGADIRSVCTEAGMFSIRARRKTVTEKDFLDAVNKVIKGYQKFSATPKYMVYN